The following proteins come from a genomic window of Flavobacteriales bacterium:
- a CDS encoding response regulator transcription factor — MIELKRIRVGIVEDDGILREALSDALEVDPSMEMCGAYASAEDFLDQLMHTSPDVVIMDLNLPGINGIECTRRAKELRPLLQVLVCTVQDDDDSLFNALCAGATGYLLKDARPNEVVHAVKTLSGGGSPMSPGIARRVLASFSAPRKQVKEMELLSEREREVLEQLAKGHRYKEIADGLNLSIETVRTHIRNLYDKLQVSSRTDALNKLYPR; from the coding sequence ATGATTGAGTTGAAGAGGATCCGTGTGGGGATCGTGGAGGACGATGGCATCCTCCGGGAGGCTCTCTCCGATGCCTTGGAGGTGGATCCCAGCATGGAGATGTGCGGTGCTTATGCAAGCGCTGAGGATTTCCTCGATCAACTCATGCACACAAGCCCCGATGTGGTGATCATGGACCTGAACCTGCCCGGCATCAACGGCATCGAATGCACGCGCCGCGCGAAGGAACTACGACCCTTGCTCCAGGTGCTCGTTTGCACGGTGCAGGACGATGACGACAGTCTATTCAATGCGCTGTGCGCCGGAGCAACCGGGTACCTGTTGAAGGACGCGCGCCCCAACGAGGTGGTCCATGCTGTGAAGACCCTATCTGGCGGTGGTTCGCCCATGAGCCCAGGCATCGCGCGTCGTGTCCTCGCCAGCTTCAGCGCACCGCGGAAACAGGTCAAGGAAATGGAACTCCTGAGCGAGCGAGAACGTGAAGTGCTGGAACAGCTCGCCAAGGGCCACCGCTACAAGGAGATCGCCGATGGCCTCAACCTGAGCATCGAGACGGTGCGCACGCATATCCGCAACCTCTACGACAAATTGCAGGTGAGCTCGCGCACCGATGCGCTGAATAAGCTCTATCCACGCTAG